The Huiozyma naganishii CBS 8797 chromosome 3, complete genome genome contains a region encoding:
- the SMT1 gene encoding Smt1p (similar to Saccharomyces cerevisiae YJL147C; ancestral locus Anc_1.203): MRRAFLHISALTRSRKKDATELKSTLSFLARGADASKTLANLLDAKLNGDSSTGSISAPSEKKHVDNVLKVLNATLPNEKVSAKRVQDHYDVFFHQLKALVQRIPQATATSVNRKAGTRSTENVDLLSRQVDYKHLTGEELYQRLMLLHLMHKLTTVEMIKIILSKQFDQVTKLKDNMSLFAPEVRLDISILLFYRTHDAELWNTYYAMWVEHFSSLSIPMKRLFWRCVYHRGEVEDTIALLPDWNINELVVMYQSLFKNANLLPIYHDTIPVSKSNCDLFMRTLRLLSSQDPQYESYLVKVVKLSIEAKISDATEMSIQRQYKFTTSLHLVLHDLYNKTKSTSLQAEIQDIFLRIDREEKDLKTQMSLKFT; the protein is encoded by the coding sequence ATGCGAAGAGCGTTCTTGCATATATCTGCACTTACGCGGTCGAGAAAGAAGGATGCGACGGAGCTGAAGTCGACGCTGTCATTCCTGGCACGAGGTGCAGACGCATCGAAGACGCTGGCCAATCTGTTAGACGCAAAGCTTAATGGTGACAGCAGTACGGGAAGCATATCTGCACCATCAGAGAAGAAGCATGTGGATAATGTTCTGAAAGTACTTAATGCCACTTTACCAAACGAGAAGGTAAGCGCGAAAAGAGTGCAAGATCACTACGACGTATTTTTCCACCAGTTGAAGGCGTTGGTTCAACGTATTCCTCAGGCAACTGCAACTTCTGTAAATAGGAAAGCTGGTACCCGAAGTACTGAAAATGTGGACTTGTTGTCGAGGCAAGTGGACTATAAACATTTGACCGGTGAAGAACTGTATCAACGTTTGATGTTGCTGCACTTGATGCATAAATTAACCACTGTGGAGATGATCAAGATAATACTTTCTAAGCAGTTCGATCAGGTCACAAAACTTAAAGATAATATGTCGCTGTTTGCACCGGAAGTGAGGTTGGATATTTCAATCTTGCTGTTTTATAGAACGCACGATGCTGAACTTTGGAATACGTACTACGCCATGTGGGTGGAACACTTCAGTTCCCTTTCAATCCCAATGAAACGGTTGTTTTGGAGGTGTGTCTATCATAGGGGAGAAGTAGAGGATACGATTGCGCTGCTCCCCGATTGGAACATCAACGAGTTGGTAGTAATGTATCAGTCGTTGTTCAAGAATGCAAACCTGCTCCCGATATACCACGACACTATCCCAGTATCAAAGAGTAACTGTGACTTATTTATGAGAACCCTTAGACTTCTGTCGTCACAAGACCCGCAGTACGAATCATACCTGGTAAAAGTGGTTAAGTTGTCTATAGAGGCCAAGATAAGCGATGCAACTGAGATGAGCATTCAAAGGCAGTACAAGTTCACAACTTCCTTGCACCTGGTGCTCCATGACCTCTATAACAAGACAAAATCAACGAGCCTACAGGCCGAAATTCAAGATATTTTCCTGCGGATCGACAGGGAGGAGAAGGATTTGAAGACTCAAATGTCTCTGAAATTTACATGA
- the IDS2 gene encoding Ids2p (similar to Saccharomyces cerevisiae IDS2 (YJL146W); ancestral locus Anc_1.204), whose translation MDPNSIGEDELPPELADAVRKSWSEQQNMTRFPEQSVHTGNSPIGTPGELSQFEKSEDMDIPTGTATPLNNASSTVQDSLRLLHFREPDAQDEPDYQLFKHHYHISKDTRESVSDILNDLDLGSADQGPLSHSDDLPPIPHQQPQQPQSLPYPMERTPSSGTGITTRRSSIQDVQWIRQLLNPRSSFSGSSANEPAAVEMAEKGAIKCWVTALMNDSPEAVKSMIVLYQSLKATNSKYRLYVLYDGTVDISQLTKFDIHTVPLDCEFFFNGATNVPSSKCEMLRNKKWFILSLFVSFINTNYELICYISPSCMVVENIDELLENQEINNEIDNETCVLLSNANTNNEPPQVIILKPNNEVAMCLREFFTLYGTDDEKIKKLLTLNDYDILRELFGETWAQISSDGYVVVLNGTQRSMNYADFVQCSNGNVIAKIIDYKNVKPWNLKGLQEETTTIAGKWYEVWLNFWNEHK comes from the coding sequence ATGGATCCAAACTCTATAGGGGAGGATGAATTACCCCCGGAGTTAGCAGATGCCGTAAGGAAGTCATGGTCAGAGCAACAGAACATGACACGGTTTCCCGAACAGAGTGTGCATACAGGGAACTCCCCCATTGGTACGCCCGGTGAGCTTTCTCAGTTCGAGAAATCGGAGGATATGGATATTCCGACTGGCACGGCTACACCCTTAAATAATGCCAGCAGTACTGTACAGGACTCTTTAAGACTCCTGCACTTCAGGGAACCAGACGCTCAGGATGAGCCAGATTAccaacttttcaaacacCACTACcatatttcaaaagataCTAGGGAATCAGTAAGCGACATTTTAAACGATTTGGATTTAGGATCTGCTGACCAAGGTCCACTGTCCCATAGTGACGACCTTCCTCCAATTCCACATCAGCAGCCACAGCAACCGCAATCTCTTCCGTATCCAATGGAGCGTACGCCTTCAAGTGGGACAGGCATAACCACCAGGCGTAGTTCAATACAAGATGTTCAATGGATACGGCAGTTACTCAATCCTCGAAGCTCCTTTTCCGGGAGTTCTGCGAACGAACCTGCAGCTGTTGAGATGGCGGAGAAGGGTGCAATAAAGTGTTGGGTTACCGCTTTGATGAACGATTCTCCTGAAGCGGTCAAGTCCATGATCGTACTGTATCAGTCTTTGAAGGCGACCAATTCGAAATACCGACTATACGTTTTGTACGATGGTACCGTGGATATATCGCAGTTGACCAAGTTTGACATCCACACCGTCCCTCTCGATTGCGAGTTCTTTTTTAATGGAGCTACCAACGTGCCGTCTAGTAAATGTGAGATGTTGAGAAATAAGAAGTGGTTTATTCTTTCCCTCTTTGTGTCCTTCATTAATACGAACTACGAGCTGATATGCTACATATCCCCCTCTTGCATGGTGgttgaaaatattgatGAATTGCTAgaaaaccaagaaatcAACAACGAGATCGACAACGAGACATGTGTCTTGCTGAGCAACGCGAATACGAATAATGAACCACCACAGGTGATAATCCTGAAACCAAATAACGAAGTTGCCATGTGTTTAAGGGAATTCTTTACACTTTACGGCACAGATGACGAGAAAATCAAGAAGCTtttgactttgaacgaCTACGACATACTGAGAGAGCTCTTTGGTGAAACTTGGGCCCAGATATCTTCCGATGGCTACGTTGTTGTATTAAACGGTACGCAGCGCAGCATGAATTATGCTGATTTTGTACAATGCAGCAATGGGAATGTGATCGCTAAAATCATTGATTACAAAAATGTGAAACCGTGGAATTTGAAAGGGTTACAGGAGGAGACCACTACGATAGCTGGTAAATGGTACGAGGTATGGCTAAACTTCTGGAATGAGCACAAATGA
- the SFH5 gene encoding Sfh5p (similar to Saccharomyces cerevisiae SFH5 (YJL145W); ancestral locus Anc_1.205): MKFSTDAEKQTFDKLVKNLPGIVKDKCDGYDELYGYKLVSEGAGSEFYNKDVADALVFKLCKAYQFQYEDIMQHLIHILKWRKEFNPLSSAFQEVHDKDLQEIGFLTFLKENDPNTRAITWNLYGELLKKKELLNDLDKFIRYRIGLMERGLRLVDFTDESDNYMTQVHDYKGVSLWRMDPKMKACVKQVISIFQESYPELLYAKYFVNVPTVLGWVYDVIKKFVDPETRKKFVVLTDGNKLGQYLAGAPSKQYGGKNKKTLAELNMTDIRPTDYGLFMLEQLANVDLD; this comes from the coding sequence ATGAAGTTTTCCACTGATGCTGAGAAGCAAACGTTTGACAAATTGGTCAAAAACCTGCCTGGCATAGTCAAGGACAAGTGCGATGGGTACGATGAGCTTTACGGTTATAAACTCGTTAGCGAGGGTGCAGGGTCCGAATTTTACAACAAGGATGTTGCTGATGCGTTGGTGTTCAAGCTTTGCAAAGCGTACCAATTCCAATACGAGGACATTATGCAACACTTGATCCATATCTTGAAATGGAGGAAAGAGTTCAATCCATTGAGCAGTGCCTTCCAAGAGGTTCACGACAAAGATTTGCAAGAGATTGGGTTCCTTacatttttgaaggagaacgACCCGAACACGAGGGCGATTACGTGGAATCTTTACGGtgagctgttgaagaagaaggaactGCTCAACGACCTCGACAAGTTCATCCGGTACCGTATCGGGCTGATGGAGCGTGGTTTGAGGTTAGTAGATTTCACTGACGAGTCCGACAACTACATGACCCAAGTGCACGACTATAAAGGCGTATCCCTGTGGCGTATGGACCCGAAGATGAAGGCGTGCGTGAAGCAGGTTATCAGCATCTTCCAAGAGAGCTACCCTGAACTGCTCTACGCCAAATATTTCGTAAACGTTCCAACGGTCCTTGGGTGGGTCTACGACGTGATCAAGAAGTTTGTGGACCCTGAGACACGTAAGAAATTCGTCGTGCTGACAGACGGCAACAAACTCGGGCAGTACCTCGCCGGTGCGCCCAGCAAACAATACGGTGggaaaaacaagaaaactttgGCCGAACTGAACATGACGGATATCAGACCCACCGACTACGGCCTGTTCATGTTGGAGCAATTAGCCAACGTGGACTTGGATTAG
- the ROQ1 gene encoding Roq1p (similar to Saccharomyces cerevisiae YJL144W): MLRRNTTHIFNNSKRVPHRVLRSRKSVPQYSDSINLGLGNEYQQEEARFGNFSVLNENTHPGVVYYFIELRNSGDDSSTPGRGNNNNNNNNEGDRSRGSDAHI; encoded by the coding sequence ATGTTAAGACGTAACACAACACACatattcaacaacagcaagagAGTGCCTCACAGGGTGCTGCGAAGCCGGAAGAGCGTGCCGCAGTACTCGGATAGCATAAACCTCGGGCTGGGCAACGAGTACCAGCAGGAAGAGGCCCGGTTTGGGAACTTTTCCGTGCTCAACGAGAACACGCACCCGGGTGTGGTGTACTACTTTATAGAGCTGAGAAACTCCGGTGACGACAGCAGCACGCCCGGGAGGGgtaacaacaacaacaacaataacaacgAGGGGGACCGCAGTCGAGGCTCTGACGCCCACATATAA
- the TIM17 gene encoding protein transporter TIM17 (similar to Saccharomyces cerevisiae TIM17 (YJL143W); ancestral locus Anc_1.206), translated as MSADHSRDPCPIVILNDFGGAFAMGAIGGVVWHGIKGFRNSPMGERRIGSLNAIKARAPVLGGNFGVWGGLFSTFDCGVKAVRKREDPWNAIIAGLFTGGALAIRGGWKHTRNSAITCGCLLGVIEGVGLMFQRYAAWQAKPMAPPLPESPQPLQA; from the coding sequence aTGTCCGCAGATCATTCGAGAGATCCCTGTCCCATAGTCATCCTCAACGATTTTGGTGGTGCGTTTGCCATGGGTGCCATCGGTGGGGTTGTGTGGCACGGTATAAAAGGTTTCAGGAACTCGCCCATGGGGGAGAGGCGGATAGGCTCGTTGAACGCCATCAAAGCGCGGGCGCCCGTGCTTGGGGGGAACTTCGGTGTTTGGGGTGGTCTGTTTTCCACTTTTGACTGCGGTGTGAAGGCTGTCCGGAAGAGAGAGGACCCATGGAACGCGATCATCGCTGGTCTGTTCACGGGTGGTGCGCTCGCCATCAGAGGTGGGTGGAAACATACAAGAAACAGTGCTATAACCTGTGGGTGTCTCTTGGGTGTGATCGAGGGTGTCGGGCTGATGTTCCAAAGGTATGCCGCATGGCAGGCCAAGCCAATGGCACCACCACTGCCTGAATCGCCACAACCTTTGCAAGCATAA
- the YAK1 gene encoding serine/threonine protein kinase YAK1 (similar to Saccharomyces cerevisiae YAK1 (YJL141C); ancestral locus Anc_1.207) produces MHQNSSQMTNNNGNSIWNPNFFQNDEGQQQQQQEQQQQQQQQQKQEVKFAFNNPWDSNGGNQNDYSTGQVAGDAAGNTGHVLYSPNHEMIMETPNEDFENFKRRKSSLVIPPTRAGAPNPFQYENYPTYNSMGQNTSSINSNGDYGPGGASSSAGPGTALSGFNPSMGSSQQQRQSLFNKQQQQQQHLNTRFVPNLYNQQNGFQRRQSMAATAFTTPQYTTAPSTAGNTTSNFGNNAGTVGPNGHFSTNMANSSSAGKLQNVQSGMNPNFMGMSSVSPYRRLSAFPTSSGGMTSATPTTSTPFPQQFAPLREEKPTIPQMSSCKSKSELSPTVNKTPKYRRASVHSQTISPLNAMTKNLITTYQLCSPDFIYKTSKNPKRVLTKPSEGKCNNGYDNVNSDYILYVNDVLGVEQNRKYLVLDILGQGTFGQVVKCQNLQTKEILAVKVIKSRSEYLNQSITEAKILELINTKIDPNNVHHFLRMHDSFVHKNHLCLVFELLSNNLYELLKQNQYHGLSMQLIKIFTKQMLDSLCVLKDSKLIHCDLKPENILLCSPDKPDIKIIDFGSSCEEARTVYTYIQSRFYRAPEIILGIPYSSSIDMWSLGCIVAELFLGIPIFPGSSEFNQITRIVNTVQQPPNWMLDMGKNTSKFMHKLEPWENRSELGSKYRLKTLDEFNRDFKDANEKPGKQYFKWEKLQDIIKNYRIPKNIQHSQELIDQEMANRACLLHFLTGILNLNPLERWAPQQAAQHPFITNQPFTGEWYPPGTLQSIQNTNTGSSAHGHSERSDDGTGVNPAGHVNGTNSNFTSNNSNNLHHHSANNDNSNKINDTTPNENYNNNNTNNNNKMAAHNHHNNLITNHYIPSPPGGTTKKFTNLTIREE; encoded by the coding sequence ATGCACCAAAACAGTTCTCAAATGACTAATAATAACGGTAATAGCATTTGGAACCCAAACTTCTTTCAGAATGATGAAgggcaacagcaacagcagcaggaacaacaacaacaacaacaacaacaacaaaaacaggaaGTGAAATTTGCGTTCAATAATCCTTGGGATAGCAACGGGGGAAATCAAAATGATTACTCAACGGGTCAAGTTGCTGGAGATGCTGCTGGGAACACTGGGCACGTACTGTATTCGCCAAACCACGAAATGATAATGGAGACGCCGAATGAGGATttcgaaaacttcaaaagaaggaagTCCAGCCTCGTAATACCGCCAACAAGAGCAGGTGCGCCGAACCCGTTCCAGTACGAAAATTACCCAACGTATAACTCGATGGGTCAAAACACCAGTAGCATCAACAGTAATGGTGACTATGGTCCCGGTGGTGCTAGCAGCAGTGCTGGGCCTGGCACCGCTCTCTCGGGGTTTAATCCATCAATGGGGTCGTcacaacaacagagacaGTCTCTGTTCAAtaagcagcagcagcaacaacagcatcTGAATACAAGATTTGTGCCCAACTTGTACAATCAGCAGAACGGGTTTCAAAGGAGGCAAAGTATGGCTGCAACTGCATTCACTACCCCTCAGTACACAACGGCACCAAGCACCGCTGGTAATACAACTTCGAATTTTGGGAATAATGCAGGTACTGTTGGGCCAAACGGGCATTTCAGCACTAATATGGCCAACTCATCTTCCGCTGGCAAGTTACAAAATGTGCAATCAGGGATGAACCCAAACTTTATGGGGATGTCCTCAGTGTCACCTTATAGAAGACTGAGTGCATTCCCAACCAGTAGTGgaggtatgacttctgcTACTCCAACCACCTCTACTCCGTTCCCACAACAGTTCGCACCATTGAGAGAGGAGAAACCTACTATCCCACAGATGTCAAGTTGCAAGAGTAAATCGGAATTATCCCCAACGGTGAACAAAACGCCAAAATATAGAAGGGCTTCCGTCCACTCGCAGACAATCTCTCCCCTAAACGCAATGACCAAGAATCTAATAACCACATACCAACTGTGCTCCCCTGATTTCATTTACAAGACTTCGAAGAACCCAAAGAGAGTACTGACGAAACCAAGCGAGGGGAAATGCAATAATGGGTACGATAATGTCAACAGTGATTACATCCTGTACGTTAACGACGTGCTTGGTGTCGAACAGAACAGGAAGTATCTCGTGTTGGATATCTTGGGGCAGGGGACATTTGGTCAAGTGGTCAAGTGCCAGAACTTGCAAACGAAGGAAATTCTGGCTGTGAAAGTCATCAAATCCCGCTCAGAGTACTTAAACCAGAGTATCACAGAGGCGAAGATCCTAGAGTTGATAAACACAAAGATTGACCCAAACAATGTGCACCACTTCCTTCGCATGCACGACTCCTTCGTCCATAAAAACCATCTGTGTCTCGTGTTCGAGTTGCTCAGCAACAACCTCTACGAATTACTGAAACAGAATCAATACCACGGCCTGTCGATGCAACTGATCAAGATATTCACCAAGCAGATGCTGGATTCGCTGTGTGTGCTAAAGGACAGTAAACTCATTCATTGTGACTTGAAACCGGAAAACATCCTGTTGTGTTCACCTGATAAACCGGACATCAAAATTATCGATTTCGGGTCGTCTTGCGAAGAGGCAAGAACCGTGTACACGTACATTCAGTCGAGATTTTACAGGGCCCCCGAGATCATCCTAGGGATCCCTTACTCCTCGAGCATCGACATGTGGTCCCTCGGTTGTATCGTCGCGGAGCTGTTTTTGGGGATTCCAATATTCCCAGGTTCGTCCGAGTTCAATCAAATAACCAGAATTGTTAACACCGTGCAACAGCCGCCCAATTGGATGCTTGATATGGGTAAAAACACCTCCAAGTTCATGCACAAATTGGAACCCTGGGAGAACAGATCCGAGTTGGGGAGTAAATACAGGTTGAAAACACTGGACGAATTCAACAGAGATTTCAAGGACGCTAACGAAAAACCGGGGAAGCAATACTTCAAATGGGAGAAATTGCAAGATATAATCAAAAATTACAGAATCCCCAAGAACATTCAACACTCGCAAGAACTTAttgatcaagaaatggCCAATAGGGCATGCCTGCTTCATTTTCTAACGGGGATCCTAAACCTTAACCCACTGGAAAGATGGGCTCCTCAACAGGCCGCCCAACATCCGTTCATTACCAATCAGCCATTCACAGGCGAGTGGTACCCACCGGGAACGTTGCAATCCATCCAAAATACGAACACGGGATCATCGGCCCATGGCCACAGTGAACGTTCCGACGATGGCACTGGTGTGAACCCTGCGGGGCATGTCAACGGCACAAACTCCAATTTCACAAGCAATAATAGCAATAACCTGCATCATCACAGCGCGAACAACGACAACTCTAACAAAATTAATGATACCACGCCTAATGAAAACTataacaataataatactaataataataataaaatgGCAGCCCACAATCATCATAATAACTTAATTACTAATCACTACATTCCGTCTCCACCTGGGGGGACTACCAAGAAATTCACGAACTTGACGATAAGGGAGGAGTAA
- the RPB4 gene encoding DNA-directed RNA polymerase II subunit RPB4 (similar to Saccharomyces cerevisiae RPB4 (YJL140W); ancestral locus Anc_1.208) — protein sequence MNISTSTFQTSRRRLKQIEEEENATTLQLGHEFQLTQINHQGEEEPLIALNLSETRLLIKEALVGRRRALKKVQKSNIKKRSDARKDDPSVDVDVDEDDDDDDDDDQFMNNETTEKELEALDLLLEQTTTGNNKDLKNTMEYLTNFSRFKDQQTVSAVIQLMKTVDADLHPFEIAQLGSLACDTADEAKTLIPSLNGKISDDVLERILKELSSLASMY from the coding sequence ATGAATATTTCCACATCTACTTTCCAAACTTCAAGGAGGAGACTAAAGCAAAtagaggaagaagaaaatgcGACCACTTTGCAATTGGGACACGAGTTCCAATTGACACAGATTAACCATCAAGGTGAGGAGGAACCCCTGATTGCATTGAATCTGTCCGAAACAAGATTGCTAATCAAGGAGGCTCTTGTCGGTAGGAGAAGagcgttgaagaaagtgcaAAAGTCCAATATAAAGAAACGCAGTGACGCTAGGAAGGATGATCCATCGGTTGATGTGgatgttgatgaagatgacgacgacgatgatgacgatgaccAGTTTATGAATAATGAAACGACAGAGAAGGAACTGGAGGCATTGGATTTGTTGCTGGAACAAACTACAACGGGGAACAACAAagacttgaagaacacaATGGAGTATTTGACCAACTTCTCAAGGTTCAAAGATCAGCAGACAGTCAGCGCAGTGATACAGTTGATGAAAACGGTCGATGCGGATCTGCATCCTTTTGAGATCGCCCAATTAGGGTCCCTCGCTTGTGACACGGCAGATGAGGCAAAGACACTGATACCAAGTTTGAACGGGAAAATATCGGATGACGTCCTGGAGAGAATATTGAAGGAATTATCCAGCCTGGCTAGTATGTATTGA
- the YUR1 gene encoding mannosyltransferase YUR1 (similar to Saccharomyces cerevisiae YUR1 (YJL139C) and KTR2 (YKR061W); ancestral locus Anc_1.209), whose translation MNWRVKLVLISVTIPLIYECFKLGGLYFRQTELEQSYALRSSVLRSKYDDELKKRYVFELETEMKLSSHTYDNNALNRRRDKNAARGYQRENATLLMLVRNMELEGALDSMKSLEDSFNRMYHYDWTFMNDVPFSPEFIEATTAMASGRTQYALIPSEDWDRPQWINETRFEEALNTMEEDGVLYGNSKSYRNMCRFNSGYFFRQKILDDYDYYFRVEPDVRYFCDFPYDPFRIMREQQKIYGFVISLYEYENTIESLWDAVSEYIEKDGGHDIDMNSNSYNFLTDKSKIGMYEPVTGSHSDYNLCHFWSNFEIGDLNFFRSEKYIKFFEHLDAKGGFYYERWGDAPVHSIAVALLLNKDEIIHFDGIAYEHQPFNTCPISTTLRMDQRCRCDIADEHNIGITPHSCLMRWWKNGSGKSFLREDN comes from the coding sequence ATGAACTGGAGAGTTAAGCTGGTCTTAATATCTGTCACAATCCCACTCATATATGAATGTTTCAAATTGGGTGGACTGTATTTTAGACAAACGGAACTGGAACAGAGTTATGCTTTGCGGTCTTCCGTGTTGAGATCCAAATACGATGACGAACTCAAAAAACGGTACGTCTTTGAATTAGAAACAGAGATGAAATTATCCTCCCATACATACGACAACAATGCATTGAACAGACGAAGGGATAAAAATGCAGCGAGGGGGTACCAACGAGAGAATGCGACGTTATTGATGCTGGTAAGGAATATGGAGTTGGAAGGAGCCTTGGATTCGATGAAGTCGCTGGAAGACAGCTTCAATAGGATGTACCACTACGATTGGACGTTTATGAATGATGTTCCCTTTTCCCCTGAATTTATAGAGGCTACGACAGCGATGGCCAGTGGCAGGACTCAATACGCATTAATACCCTCGGAAGATTGGGACAGACCACAATGGATCAACGAAACGAGATTCGAAGAGGCGTTAAATACGATGGAGGAGGACGGTGTATTATACGGCAACTCCAAGTCATACCGCAACATGTGCAGGTTCAACTCCGGGTACTTCTTTAGGCAGAAGATCCTGGATGACTATGACTACTATTTCCGTGTGGAACCTGATGTCCGATATTTCTGTGATTTCCCCTACGACCCGTTCAGGATAATGAGAGAGCAACAAAAGATTTATGGGTTTGTGATCTCTCTTTACGAGTACGAAAACACAATTGAGAGTCTTTGGGATGCCGTTTCAGAGTACATTGAGAAGGATGGTGGGCATGACATTGACATGAACTCCAATTCGTACAATTTTTTGACGGATAAGAGCAAGATTGGAATGTACGAGCCTGTTACTGGGAGCCACTCGGATTACAATCTGTGTCATTTCTGGTCCAATTTCGAGATTGGTgatttgaacttctttAGAAGCGAGAAGTACATTAAGTTTTTCGAGCATTTAGACGCCAAAGGTGGGTTTTACTATGAGCGGTGGGGGGACGCTCCAGTTCATTCGATTGCGGTGGCTCTACTGTTAAACAAAGATGAGATTATACATTTTGATGGGATCGCATACGAGCACCAACCTTTCAACACATGTCCAATCTCCACAACTCTACGAATGGACCAACGATGTCGTTGTGATATTGCGGACGAACATAACATCGGGATTACACCACATAGCTGTCTTATGAGATGGTGGAAGAACGGCAGCGGGAAATCTTTCCTACGAGAGGACAATTAG
- the RPS21B gene encoding 40S ribosomal protein eS21 (similar to Saccharomyces cerevisiae RPS21B (YJL136C) and RPS21A (YKR057W); ancestral locus Anc_1.213) → MENDKGQLVELYVPRKCSATNRIIKADDHASVQINIAKVNEEGHVIPGEFITYALSGYVRARGESDDSLNRLAQNDGLLKNVWTYSR, encoded by the exons ATGGAAAACGATAAGGGTCAACTA GTCGAACTATACGTTCCAAGAAAGTGCTCTGCCACTAACAGAATCATCAAGGCTGATGACCACGCCTCTGTGCAAATCAACATTGCCAAGGTCAACGAAGAAGGTCACGTCATCCCAGGTGAATTCATCACCTACGCTTTGTCTGGTTACGTCAGAGCCAGAGGTGAATCCGATgactctttgaacagattGGCTCAAAACGACggtttgttgaagaacgtcTGGACTTACTCCCGTTAA